The following proteins come from a genomic window of Natronosalvus vescus:
- a CDS encoding ABC transporter ATP-binding protein gives MAVLRATNLEKSFGSVEVLSGLSFEVGAGELFGVLGPNGAGKTTTIAILTGQLTPDAGEASVFGTDPTSEPIRTRSRVGILPEQQPPPSFLTPREYLEFVGSIRSMEPELVDDRLDTWATRLGFREKLDTLHTDLSRGQQQKVMISQAFLHDPDLVFIDEPLVNLDPLAQEQVTAFLRRYVDRGNTIVVSTHNIDVAEGICTRVGIVVDGTCRIVNQGTGEAVDLRKHFLEAVETDDDRDGASLEATAASAEHR, from the coding sequence ATGGCTGTACTACGGGCAACGAACCTCGAGAAGTCGTTTGGCTCCGTCGAGGTGCTCTCGGGACTGTCGTTCGAGGTTGGCGCGGGTGAACTCTTCGGCGTCCTCGGGCCGAACGGTGCCGGAAAGACGACGACGATCGCCATTCTCACCGGACAGCTCACGCCGGACGCCGGGGAAGCGTCCGTCTTCGGCACCGATCCGACGAGCGAACCGATTCGAACCCGTTCGCGGGTCGGAATTCTGCCCGAACAGCAGCCGCCGCCGAGCTTTCTCACCCCGCGAGAGTACCTCGAGTTCGTCGGCTCGATCCGGTCGATGGAACCCGAACTCGTCGACGACCGACTCGATACCTGGGCGACCCGGCTGGGATTCCGGGAAAAACTCGATACGCTCCACACCGACCTCTCACGAGGGCAACAACAGAAGGTGATGATTAGCCAGGCGTTCCTCCACGACCCCGACCTCGTCTTCATCGACGAGCCGCTGGTGAACCTCGATCCGCTGGCACAGGAACAGGTGACGGCGTTCCTTCGCCGGTACGTCGACCGGGGGAACACCATCGTCGTCTCGACGCACAACATCGACGTTGCGGAGGGAATATGTACGCGCGTGGGCATCGTCGTCGATGGCACCTGCCGCATCGTCAATCAGGGTACCGGCGAAGCAGTTGACCTTCGGAAGCACTTTCTCGAGGCCGTCGAGACCGACGACGACAGAGATGGGGCGTCGCTCGAGGCGACCGCTGCCAGTGCCGAGCACCGATGA
- a CDS encoding cob(I)yrinic acid a,c-diamide adenosyltransferase produces MTSADDSREPDEPETVLENTPGAGKTPTAQPITPGTPEEFGLVQVWWGDGKGKTTAAMGMGLRAAGNGFRVHMLQFMKGGASSVEAVRGEYNAIEALPGFSYENLGQYGWHGMADGSDEVDHEREAQAGLERARSLLEGADDADLESPFDLEADPVDGVHMLILDEILYAADMGLIDTENVLELVRSKPDALELVLTGSHSEPTYVLEAADLVTEVRKQRHPIDAGQRARRGTEY; encoded by the coding sequence ATGACGTCCGCAGACGACTCGAGGGAACCGGACGAACCCGAGACCGTCCTCGAGAACACGCCCGGGGCCGGAAAGACGCCAACGGCACAGCCGATTACCCCAGGCACACCCGAGGAGTTCGGCCTCGTTCAGGTCTGGTGGGGAGATGGAAAAGGAAAAACGACGGCTGCCATGGGGATGGGGCTTCGCGCCGCCGGCAATGGGTTTCGCGTTCACATGCTCCAGTTCATGAAAGGCGGCGCATCGAGCGTCGAGGCGGTTCGGGGCGAGTACAACGCGATCGAGGCACTTCCGGGATTTAGCTACGAAAATCTCGGCCAGTACGGCTGGCACGGCATGGCCGACGGGAGCGACGAAGTCGATCACGAGCGGGAAGCCCAGGCTGGCCTCGAGCGAGCGCGTTCCCTGCTCGAGGGCGCCGATGACGCTGACCTCGAATCCCCGTTCGACCTCGAGGCCGATCCCGTCGACGGCGTGCACATGCTCATCCTCGACGAAATCCTGTACGCGGCTGACATGGGGCTCATCGACACCGAAAACGTTCTCGAGCTGGTTCGCTCGAAACCCGACGCTCTCGAACTCGTGTTGACCGGCAGCCACAGTGAGCCGACGTACGTGCTCGAGGCGGCGGATCTCGTGACCGAGGTGCGAAAGCAACGCCATCCGATCGATGCGGGCCAGCGAGCGCGACGCGGAACGGAGTACTGA